GACCGCCGCCGTCCAGCACAGCACCCCCGGTGAACAAGCCCCGGAGACCACGGCCTTCCTGCGCGTACGCATCGGCCAGGAAGAGGCCCACTACGGCGGAGACCTCGTCGACGGCGCCCGCATCCTGCGCCTCTTCGGTGATCTCGTCACCGAGATCACCATCCGCACGGACGGCGACGAGGGACTGCTGTCCCAGTACAGCGACCTCCGCTTCACCGCACCCGTGAGGCCCGGCGACTACATCGAGGCCCGCGGCCGGCTGGTACGCCGGACCCGACTGCGCCGCGTGGTCGAGCTGGAGGCCCACAAGGTCCTCAACGCCCGCCCCGGAGCGGGCGAGAGCGCCGCCACCGTACTCCAGGAACCCCAACTCGTCTGCGCCGCCACCGCCACCACCGTCGTCCCCCACCGCCGCAAGGACACCGCGACCGCCAACACCCCCACCGCCGAGGAGATCTGATGCCCAGCACAGCTCGGCTGCTGCACGAACTCCTGGAGGCGACCGCCGACCGCACCCCCCGATCGACCGCGTTGACCTCGCGAAGCCACCGTCTCACCTACCGCGAACTCGCCACCGCCAGCACCAGGATGGCCGCACTCCTGCACCGCGAGGGACTGCGCCGCGGCGACCGCGTCGTCGTCACCGCCGCCGACGGAGTCGGCATCGCCGTCCTCGTCTACGCCGCCTCCCGCCTCGGCGCCGTCTTCAGCGTGCTGCACGAGCAGGTACGCGGCGGGCCACTGGAACACGTACTGCGCGACTGCGAACCCACGTTGCTGGTCTCCGACGACCCCGACGCGGGACGCACCGCCGCACAGCACGACGTGACCTTCCTCAGGCTCGACGAACTCCTGCGGACCGCACTCGAAGCCGACCCCGAGGGGACCCCCACCCCCACCCTCACCGGCCGCGGCGCCCTGAGCGTGGACCCCGTCAGCCTGATCTACACCTCGGGCACCACCTCGCTGCCCAAGGCCGTGGTCAGCACCCACCAGCAGGTGATCTTCGCCGTCTCCGCGATCCAGGAATGTCTGGAGTACCGCAGCGACGACGTCGTCTACTGCCCGCTGCCCCTCTCCTTCGACTACGGCCTCTACCAGGTCTACCTCGCGGCCCTCAGCGGCGCGCGACTCCACCTGGGCACCGTCGCCGAGGTCGGCCCCCCGCTGCTGCGCAGCCTGGAGGAGGCCGGGGCGACCGTGCTGCCCGCCATGCCGTCCCTCTCCGACCGGCTCGCCTGGCTGCTCAGCCGCAGCAGCAAGGGCCCTGGCCGGCTGCGGCTGCTCACCAACACCGGAGCGGCCCTCTCCCAGCCCACCATGACCGCGCTCCGCGCCGCCCTCCCCGACCTGCGCATCCAGGTCATGTACGGCCTCACCGAGTGCAAGCGCACAGCGATCATGCCGCCCGACGGCGACCTCGACCGCCCGGGGTCCTGCGGACTGCCCCTGCCGGGCACCGAGGTCTTCGTCATCGACGACGACGGCAACCGGCTGCCCGCGGGAGAGATCGGCCAACTCGTCGTGCGGGGCCCGAACGTCATGGCCGGCTACTGGCGACGCCCCGAGCTGACCGCCGAGCGCTTCCCCCGCGCCGAGGGACTCTTCCCCGAACTGCGCACCGGCGACTACGGCTGGCAGGACGAGGAGGGCTACCTCTACTTCTCCGGCCGCCGCGACGACCTCTACAAGGAGCGGGGGTTCCGGCTCAGCACCACCGAGGTCGAAGCCGCCGCGACCCGCGTCGACGGCGTGACCTCCGCCGCCGTACTGCCGCCCGAGGGAAAGCGGACCGCACTCCTCGCGGTGGTCGCCGACATCACCGCCGACGAGGTGCGCGAGGGCATGCGCGACCACATCGAGCCCTTCAAGATCCCGCGCCGCTGCGTCCGTCTGGACGCCCTGCCCACCAACGGCAACGGCAAGGTCGACCGCAGGAAGCTGGCCGCCCAGATCGACCAGGCCCCGGCCACCTCCGTCACCACCGAGGCCCTGCGGGCCCGCCTCGCCCACTGAGCCCACCCACACACCCGACCACAGCAACTCCCCACCGGACGTTAGGACATGACCATGGACCGCCAGAACGTTGTCACCGCCCTCGAGAACGCCCTCACCGACGTCCTGGAGCGCCCCGTCACCGGCCTCACCGGCGAGGTGAAGCTCTTCGACGACCTGCACCTCGACTCCACCACCATGCTCGAGATGCTGATGGCCCTCGAAGACTCCATCGACCTGGTCGTCGACCCGGAGGCCCTGGACGCGGACGACTTCATCTCCGTGGACACCTTCACCGACTTCGTGCTCGCCACGAAGCGCGAGCAGGTAGCGGCATGACGATCACCCAGCCCGACCTGAGCGTCTTCACGACGCTGGAGTCGGAGGTACGCAGCTACTGCCGCAGCTGGCCCACGGTGTTCGACCGGGCGCGGGGCAGTCACCTCCACGACGAGGACGGACACGACTACCTCGACTTCTTCGCCGGCGCCGGATCCCTCAACTACGGCCACAACAACCCGGTGTTGAAGCGCGCCCTGATCGACTACCTGGAACACGACGGCGTCACCAACGGCCTGGACATGTCGACCACGGCCAAGCGAGCGTTCCTCGAGTTCTTCCAGAACACGATCCTGCGCCCGCGCGAACTTCCCTACAAGGTCATGTTCCCGGGTCCGACAGGGACCAACGCGGTGGAAGCCGCCCTCAAGTTGGCGCGCAAGGTCAAGGGCCGCGAGACGATCGTCTCCTTCACCAACGCCTTCCACGGCATGTCGCTCGGCTCCCTCGCGGTGACCGGCAACGCCTTCAAACGAGCCGGCGCCGGCATCCCGCTCGTCCACACCACCCGCATGCCCTTCGACCACTACCTGGACGACAGGACCCCCGACTTCCTCTGGTTCGAGCAGCTCCTCGACGACAGCGGATCCGGTCTCGACCAGCCGGCCGCGGTGATCGTGGAGACGATCCAGGGCGAGGGCGGCATCAACGTGGCAAGCCCGCAGTGGCTGCGAGCCCTCGCCCAGCTCTGCGAGCAGCACGACATGCTGCTGATCGTCGACGACATCCAGATGGGCTGCGGCCGCACCGGAGCGTTCTTCTCCTTCGAGGAGGCCGGCATCACCCCGGACATCGTCACCGTCTCCAAGTCCATCAGCGGCTACGGACTGCCCATGTCCCTGTGCCTGTTCCGGCCCGAACTCGACGTCTGGGAGCCGGGCGAGCACAACGGCACGTTCCGCGGCAACAACCCCGCCTTCGTCACCGCGGCCGCCGCCCTCAACGCCTACTGGACCGACGACAAGCTGGAGCAGCAGACCCTGGCCCACGCCCGGACCATCGAAGCCGCCCTCCGCGACACGGCCGCCCACCACAGCGGATCCGCCTACCGGGGCCGCGGCATGGTCTGGGGCCTGGAGCTGCCCCACCCCGAGCACGCCGGCCGCGCCGCACGGCGCGCGTTCCAACTCGGGCTCCTCATCGAGACGTCCGGAGCCCACGACGAGGTCATCAAGCTGCTGCCGCCGCTGACCATCACCACCGACGAACTCGACCGAGGACTGCGCATCGCGCAACGCGCCGTGTACGAGACGGCATGACCGCGCCCGGTGCCGCCGAGAGAGAAAGGGCCCACCCCACCATGACGACGACCACGCCCTCCGCGACCGGCGCGGAGCAGACCACCGCCGCGAAGAAGCAGGTGATCTTCCGCGCTCCGGTGCCCCAGGACGGCCCCGCCGTCTGGAAGATGGTCGAGGCCACCCCCGGCCTCGACTCCAACAGCCTCTACTACTACACGCTCTGGTTCCGCGACTTCGCCGACGGTTCGCTCGTCGCGACCGTGGGCGACGAACTCGTCGGATTCCTCACCGGCTACCGCCGCCCGGAGGAGCCCGAGACCTACTTCGTCTGGCAGACCGCCGTCAACCCGCGCCACGGCATCCCCTTCCTCGGGGTGAAACTCTTCCAGGCCGCGGCCGATCAGCAGGTGGCCGACGGCGCCCGGTACGTCGAGGCCACGGTCTCCGCCGAGAACAAGGCGATCATCATGGTCCTGAAGCAGTTCGCCAAGAAGCACGCGGCCCCCATCGCGACCCGGGTGCTCTTCCCCAGCAGCCTCTTCGCCGACAGCCACCACGACGAGGTCCTCTACCGCATCGGCCCGCTGACCGCCGACTGACCTGGTCAGCCCGCCCGGCAGCAGCCGCGGGCCGCACCGACCCGGACCGATCCTCGACGACTGGGAGTCGTCCGCTATGACTCAGCAGCCCACAATCCCGCATCTCGACATCAGTGGCGAACACTTCCGTATGGACTCGGAAGACGTACGGAAGGCGCGCGCCACCCACTGGTACGCACGAACCGACTGGGGCATCGCCGTCCTCTCCTACGAGGACAGCAGTTTCCTCCTGAAGAATCCCCGCCTGACCCAGGGATCGGCCAAGTGGCCCTCTCAGCACGGGGTGTTCGACGGTCACTTCGACCGCTGGTGGCAGAAGACCCTGCTGGTGCTGGAGGGCGACGAGCACAACAGGATCCGCCGCCTGGTCAATCCGGCCTTCTCACCGCGCCGGATAGAGCCCCTGCACCCCCGGTTCCAAGCCCTCGCGGAGAGCCTGGTCGACGAGTGGATCGACGACGGGCGGACGGATTTCGCCGGCCGCTTCGCGGCACCGTACGCGACCAGGATCCTGTGCGTGATCCTCGGCATCGACGAGCGGGACTGGAAGAAGATCCACGAACTCGCGTCCACGATCGGGCTCGGTCTCGGCATCACCATCCAGGAGAACATCGCACAGATCGACGACGCCATCGTCGAACTCACCCAGTACGCGGAATCCCTCGTACTGAGCAGGAGGAAGTCACCTCAGGACGACATCCTGAGCACCCTGGTGGAGACGAGGGACGCGGACGCGGGCAAGCTCTCGGACCAGGAGCTGATCAACCTCATCATCCTGCTCATCTTCGCGGGCATAGACACGACGCGAAATCAACTGGCCCTGGCCGTCGAGGCATTCTCGAAGCAGCCGGACCAGTGGGAGAAGCTGGCCGCGGACCCCGAGCGCTACGCCGCCAAGGCGGCGGAAGAGGCACTTCGCATCAATCCGATCGGCCGATGGATATCGCGTGAGGCGGCGGAGACGTTCCAGCACAAGGAGCGCACGATCGAGCAGGGGACGACCCTCCACCTGTTCACGATGACCTCGGCCACCGATCCCGCCGCGTTCGACGATCCCGACCGCATCGACCTCGACGCCGAACGCGCGCCGCATTTCGCGTTCGGCGGGGGAGTGCACCACTGCCTGGGGCATTTCGTCGCCAGGGCAGACATCGGTGTGGCTCTGACGACACTGGCCACGCGCATGACCGACCTGCGTCTGGGAGAAGGCGCCGAGTGGCTGCCCGACTCCGGAAACACGGGCGCCAACAAGCTGCCGATCACGTTCACCCCGCGTTCCTGAAACACGATCACGCTTGGAGGAAATTGTGAAGATCTTCGTTGACCAAGTCAAATGCCAGAACCACGGGCTCTGCGCAATTTCGTCTCCGGACCACTTCGAACTGGACGCCGACGGAGAGCTTCGGTACCAGGAGTCGTTCGATGAGGAGAACATCGACGAGATCGAGGACGCCATCGACTCCTGCCCCCTGCAGGCGATCGCCCTGAACCGTGATTCCGCATGACCGGATCGGCGCCCCTCATCGGCATAGTCGGTTCTGGCATAGCCGGCTTACGAGCGGCCAACGCGCTGCTCAAGTGCGGGGTGGACGCCAGGATCGTCATCCTCGGAGACGAGGCCCACCGCACCTACAGCCGGCCAGGTCTCACGAAGAAGCGGTATCCGCCGCCGGACGGCATCGAGGCGGCCACCGAGGGCCTGAAGGTGCCCGGAGTCGAGAACACCGCCCTGACCTGGCATCTCGATACGCGAGTCGAGACCGCGGACCTGCGTGACAGGGTTCTGCGCCTGAGTACAGGCGACACGCTCGCATACGACCGCCTCGTGATCGCCTCGGGTGTGCGCCCGCGCACCTCGGCCGAGGGCGACAGGGAGTGCGCGGTCCATGCGCACCGGACGCTGCGAGGCCTGGATGACGCGCGATCCATTCACCAGGAACTCCAGAAAAGCAAAAAAGTCACGATCGCGGGCGCCGGATTCGTCGCTTGCGAGCTGGCTTCCCTGGCCAAGGAGTACGGCTGCGAAGTCGTCATGCTCGAAGCGCTGCGTCACGGGCCCTTCGAGAGAATTCTGGGCACGACGACCGCACGCTCGCTCAGGAGTTGGAT
The sequence above is a segment of the Streptomyces griseoviridis genome. Coding sequences within it:
- a CDS encoding class I adenylate-forming enzyme family protein; its protein translation is MPSTARLLHELLEATADRTPRSTALTSRSHRLTYRELATASTRMAALLHREGLRRGDRVVVTAADGVGIAVLVYAASRLGAVFSVLHEQVRGGPLEHVLRDCEPTLLVSDDPDAGRTAAQHDVTFLRLDELLRTALEADPEGTPTPTLTGRGALSVDPVSLIYTSGTTSLPKAVVSTHQQVIFAVSAIQECLEYRSDDVVYCPLPLSFDYGLYQVYLAALSGARLHLGTVAEVGPPLLRSLEEAGATVLPAMPSLSDRLAWLLSRSSKGPGRLRLLTNTGAALSQPTMTALRAALPDLRIQVMYGLTECKRTAIMPPDGDLDRPGSCGLPLPGTEVFVIDDDGNRLPAGEIGQLVVRGPNVMAGYWRRPELTAERFPRAEGLFPELRTGDYGWQDEEGYLYFSGRRDDLYKERGFRLSTTEVEAAATRVDGVTSAAVLPPEGKRTALLAVVADITADEVREGMRDHIEPFKIPRRCVRLDALPTNGNGKVDRRKLAAQIDQAPATSVTTEALRARLAH
- a CDS encoding acyl carrier protein, which encodes MDRQNVVTALENALTDVLERPVTGLTGEVKLFDDLHLDSTTMLEMLMALEDSIDLVVDPEALDADDFISVDTFTDFVLATKREQVAA
- the ectB gene encoding diaminobutyrate--2-oxoglutarate transaminase, whose amino-acid sequence is MTITQPDLSVFTTLESEVRSYCRSWPTVFDRARGSHLHDEDGHDYLDFFAGAGSLNYGHNNPVLKRALIDYLEHDGVTNGLDMSTTAKRAFLEFFQNTILRPRELPYKVMFPGPTGTNAVEAALKLARKVKGRETIVSFTNAFHGMSLGSLAVTGNAFKRAGAGIPLVHTTRMPFDHYLDDRTPDFLWFEQLLDDSGSGLDQPAAVIVETIQGEGGINVASPQWLRALAQLCEQHDMLLIVDDIQMGCGRTGAFFSFEEAGITPDIVTVSKSISGYGLPMSLCLFRPELDVWEPGEHNGTFRGNNPAFVTAAAALNAYWTDDKLEQQTLAHARTIEAALRDTAAHHSGSAYRGRGMVWGLELPHPEHAGRAARRAFQLGLLIETSGAHDEVIKLLPPLTITTDELDRGLRIAQRAVYETA
- the ectA gene encoding diaminobutyrate acetyltransferase, translated to MTTTTPSATGAEQTTAAKKQVIFRAPVPQDGPAVWKMVEATPGLDSNSLYYYTLWFRDFADGSLVATVGDELVGFLTGYRRPEEPETYFVWQTAVNPRHGIPFLGVKLFQAAADQQVADGARYVEATVSAENKAIIMVLKQFAKKHAAPIATRVLFPSSLFADSHHDEVLYRIGPLTAD
- a CDS encoding cytochrome P450, whose product is MDSEDVRKARATHWYARTDWGIAVLSYEDSSFLLKNPRLTQGSAKWPSQHGVFDGHFDRWWQKTLLVLEGDEHNRIRRLVNPAFSPRRIEPLHPRFQALAESLVDEWIDDGRTDFAGRFAAPYATRILCVILGIDERDWKKIHELASTIGLGLGITIQENIAQIDDAIVELTQYAESLVLSRRKSPQDDILSTLVETRDADAGKLSDQELINLIILLIFAGIDTTRNQLALAVEAFSKQPDQWEKLAADPERYAAKAAEEALRINPIGRWISREAAETFQHKERTIEQGTTLHLFTMTSATDPAAFDDPDRIDLDAERAPHFAFGGGVHHCLGHFVARADIGVALTTLATRMTDLRLGEGAEWLPDSGNTGANKLPITFTPRS
- a CDS encoding ferredoxin, giving the protein MKIFVDQVKCQNHGLCAISSPDHFELDADGELRYQESFDEENIDEIEDAIDSCPLQAIALNRDSA